The Sulfurimonas aquatica genomic sequence GATAAAATACCAAAAATAAAAAGGATACAACATGTCACATACACTAGTTCATAATGAAGCAGAATCTAAATATGAGTACCACATTGATAAATATATAGCTTACATCACTTACGATGAAGATAAAGATGGGAATATGCATCTTACACATACCATAGTCCCTGATGAACTTGCAGGTAAAGGTCTTGCGAAAATACTTCTTGAAGATGTTTTAGCCGAATTAAAAAAGAATAATAAAAAAGCAGTTGCACAATGTTCATATATTGTAAAGTACCAAGAAAAACACCCTGAGTTAAGTGACCTATTTGCTTAGAAGTTAGGATGTCATAACTATAAAACACTCTCTCTTAGAGCCTTTCTTGTGGTTCTGTCAACTAGAGTAAAAATTTCATCTATCTTATTTTTGGTAGATGACTTTTTATGCCCTTTCACCTTAATAAATTCACAATCTAAAATATCTAACCTTTTAAAAAAATCTTTATATAGTTCATGATTTTTTATCACTTTATCTTTACTCGTCATATACTCATTTTTTTCAAGCCTTTCTCTTCTATCTTTAAGGCCTATTATATTTTGACAATCTGTATATACTTCTATTTTATAGTTTATTAGACTCTCCTCATTTAGTGCCCATAAGAGTGTCTCTAGCTCTAGTTTTGTTGAAGAGCTATCCTTAAACCTTTTAACTTTTATCTTTTTTTGTAGTTCGTTAGGCAGGACTTCTAGAGTATCTAAAAGTAAATAAGCGCCAAATCCTATTTTACTCTGAGGACTGACGCTTCCATCTGTAAATAAATAGATTTTTGCTTTAGTTTTATTCATATTTTATTTTACTGTAATAATCAATTTTTTCAATAGCTTACATTTATAAATGTTCTAAATAATATTATCTGCTATACTTTTTAAAATTTATACAAAAAGAGAGTGTATGGCAGCAAATGCAACAATATATAAGGCTAATATAAACATAGCAAATATGGATACTCACTATTATGCGGAGCACAGTCTTACACTGGCCAAACATCCATCAGAAAATGACTTAAGATTAATGGTTCGATTATTAGCTTTTATCTTTAACGCCAACGAAGAGTTAGTTTTTTGTAAGGGAATATCTCAAGACGACGAACCTGATATTTGGCAAAAAAATTTAAGTGGAGATATCGAACTTTGGATAGACCTAGGGCAACCTGATGAGAAGAGAATAAAAAAGGCTTGTGGTCGCTCAAAAAAAGTCATAATATATTTATATCAAGAGGGAATGGCTGAGGCATGGTTTAAGCAAAATAAAAAACTTTTAAACAGGTTTGATAATCTTAGTCTAATCTATCTAAACATAGAGGGTGACATAGAAGAGTTATGTGATCGATCTATGTCGCTACAATCAAATATAAGTGATGCAGAACTTAGTTTAATCAATGATGAAAATACAGTTTTAGTAACTGAGGTAAATTGGAAATAAAATGAAAAAACAACAAAGTAACATAGCAATGTTTATAGATTGCGATAACGTAAGTGCAAAATACATAGAAAGTATATTTGATGATTTGTCGCAATATGGAACTGTCAATATCAGAAGAGCCTATGGGGACTGGAAAGATAAAAAACTTCACGGCTGGGAAAATATTTTGCAAGACTACAACATTAAACCCATTCAGCAATTTGCATATACAAAAGGTAAAAATGCTACTGATATCGCTATGATAATAGATATCATGGACATTCTCTACACTAAAGAGCTTGAAGCCGTTGTTTTGATAACCAGCGATAGTGACTTTACTCCTATAGTTACAAGAATACTCTCCGATGGACTAACGGTATATGGCTATGGAGAGTCAAAAACTCCTATGGCGTTTGTAAACGCATGTTCACAATTTATATATGTTGAGAAATTAAGTATTTTAGAGGATGAAGATGAAGATGAAGTTGAAAATAGAGTTATAAATAATAATCAACATGCCGTAACTGAAGCTGTAACAAAATATGTTGGGAACAACTATGACATCCGTAAGGACTATAAGCTTATCAATATACTTAAACAAGGTGTTGAAAGAACATCAGATGAACAAGGATGGGCAGATGTTAAAGATATGTCTATGTATATAAGAAAAAACTCTTCTTTTTCTCAAGTTAACTACGGATTTAAAAAAATGGCCGACCTAATCAAAGCCTTAGATTTGTTTGAGATGGAGTATATTGGGGAGAGAAAAACCCAATTAATAATTAGAATAAAAGGTAAGCGAAATAGATAACTATCTATTTCTAACCTTGATCTTTTTTAAGCTTTTTGTCATTACGCTTCTCTTTTAAACTTTTTGTAGGTGCTTTTTTAACTGATTTTTGACTATCTTTGCCTTTTGCCATCATTTCTCCTTTAGTAGAAATTTACTAACTATCTAGTCTTGTATACATTGTATAGGAGTTATACTTAAAGGAGACACTTTTGGCAGTTTATCCCCATTTACGGATTGTATTAGCTATTAACCCTGCTTGCCAATGAATAATTTCATCGGAATTATCTTGCACTATAGTTGATGTTTGAGATGAAGTCCAAGGGCGTATAGCTATAATAGGTTTTTTATATACTTTAGCCAGCTCTATCTCTTTATTTATCCATTTGCTATAAGTAAAGTATTTACCAGCCATTATCACCAGACAACTCGACTCTTTTATTTTTTTCTCTATTGCACTTGCTAGCTCTTTTTCTGTTCCATTGACATGAACAGGGTCCTCTTCAGCAATAGAGTACTTTTGAAACTCTATACCCTCATTTTTAATAATCTCTTCAAGCCCATCATAGATATCTCCATCTGTCCATGAGTGGCTCATAAATATTTTATATTTTTTACTCATAATATAGTTTCCTCTTGTGTTTAAATAATTAGCGATGAAAAAAGTCTTAGAAGATGCATGGAGGTTTTCTCTATATTAAGCATAATTTTCTTTAATTTGTATATTTTATATAAATCTAGCTTAAAAATAAAAATTATATTTGTTATAAGAGGTTTCTATAAAGAATAGTTCGCAAAATACTAATAACGCCAATATATATTTTTCTTCTGTTTTGTATTAATATTTTCATGATAATTTAACTGACAAGAGTTTAAGCCTTCTACTGCTTCTCTAAAAGTTAAAAATATGTTTTCTTGAGCTACTAGTTCCGGAATCAGCTCAATATTTTTGAGCATATCTTTTGGTTGCTTTTGAATCTCACTCAACACCACAGTGATATTCTTTTTATGTAACTCTAAGATGGCATCTTCTATTGCATACATTCCGGACTGGTCAATAGATGGAACATTATGCATTCTAAAAATAACTATACTAACACTAGGTAGCTCTTTCATCATCTTTTTAAAGTGTGCCGTAAATCCAAAAAATATAGGGCCATCGAAATGTTGAATGTATACTTGATTTTTAATATCATCAGGGATAGCTTTTTCATCATCTTCAAGGTCACGATGATGAAAATCATCCAACAGCGTCGAACTTACGGCTTTAGATTCTGATATGTCTCCCATCTGCTTCATAAACAAAAGAGAAGCCATAACTAGCCCCATGGCAACTGCTTGAAGTAAGTCTACAAAAACAGTTATCACCACAACAATAATCATAACCACTGCATCAGAACGAGGTATACGAAAGAGATGTTTTATGCCCTTATAATCAATGATACCAATACCTACAGTAATTAAAATCCCTGCTAATACAGGAAGTGGAATAAGTTTAGCATAGTCACCAACGCCAAAAAGCACTATAAGAAGTACTAAGGAGTGTACAACTCCAGACAATCTCCCCCTTCCCCCAGCATGAATATTTACAACCGTACGCATAGTGGCCCCTGCACCTGGAAGCCCACCAATGATACCTGCAACCATATTCCCAATACCCTGACCGATGAGTTCTTTGTTTGAGTCATGTTGCGTTTTTGTCATGTTATCTGCTACAACGGAGGTTAAAAGTGAATCAATTGCTCCAAGGGAAGCTAAGGTAAGAGCGGGAATAATCATAACCATTGGATGATGCCAATCCATACCTATCAAAGTATCTAAGTGAATATCAGGAAGGCCCTTAGGGATGTCTCCTATTATTGGTACGTTTAGAGCCATCATAGAAGAGATTATAGATAGGCTCAAGAGTGCAACTAATGTAGATGGTACAGCTTTAGTTACTTTTGGAAATGTATATATTATTGCTATAGTCGCAAACGCGAGTATCATTGCATTTATATTTAGACTATTTTCTATTGTGCCAAGATTGGAGAATATATCTATTATACTCCCTGGTGATTTCATTCCAAAAACTGGAAAAATCTGCATAAGTATAATAATTATACCTATACCACTCATAAAACCAGAGATTACAGGGTATGGCATATATCTTATATACTGACCAATGCGAGATATCCCCATCAGCACCATAAATAGACCTGCTAAAACAAATGTTGCCACTATGGTTCCAATAGCTGCTTCTATGGAACCATAAATTGCGATTTCTCCAGCGATTATTGCTGATGATACTACTGTCATGGGGCCTGTTGGACCAGATATCTGAGTGTGTGTTCCTCCAAAAAGAGAAGCAAAAAAGCCCAGAGCTATCGCTCCATAAAGCCCCGCTATTGCTCCCATACCAGATTGAACTCCAAATGCTAGAGCAAGAGGAAGAGCAACTATGGCCGCTGTCATACCACCAAAGAGATCGCCAGATAAATTTTTATTTTTTAGCACTTAATTTCCTATTATTTTTGTTTTTCTTAATTTATAGTTTTCTTAAATATAAAATTTATTATATACAAATTTATTATAATTGTACTCTTTTTGCTATAATATCTTATGGGCTAAACAATAAATCATATTTTAAGGTATTAATTGAGTACAACTATTAAAAACTCTGAAATCATCGATAAAGTTCGTAGACTTATGTATGTGCTTATCGGCATTATCACCATTATTGTTTTGCTATTCTTATATATGGGTTATCTACATAATAAGTATGCTTTTGAGACTATAGAAAAAGAAGAAAAAAAAATTGCCTCTAAGATATATGAAAACACCTTTAATGATTTTATTAAAAAATATGAGTCCATCGCTGAAAATATTTTGCTCGATAACAATGTACTCCAAGCACTTAAAAATAGTGATAGAAAAGCCCTTTTAGATATTACACTACCAATTTATAAAAACCTCAATAAAGAGAATCCATTTCTGCAAGTAATGCATTTTCACACAAAAGATACAGTAAGTTTTTTAAGACTCCATAAACCAGAAAAATTTGGAGATGATCTTAGTTCTATTCGACATATGATTAATAAAGTAAATAGTACACATAAAAAACAGATAGGCATAGAGGTAGGTCGTTATGGTATATACTCTAGAGTAGCTCTGCCTATCATAAACAAAAAAAACGAGTTTTTAGGTGTCTTGGAATTTGGTATAAATATAAACTATATACTTGATGTTTTTGGCAAGAAGTATGACTTTCACCCTATCCTTCTTATAGAAAAAAAGCTCTTTACTATCATTTATAAAGGCTATGAAGGAGTTGCATATAGCTCCTATTCAGATGGGTATTACGCTATTGACTCACAAAGTGAAAATGAAAGAGAAAAATCCTGCAACAATAGTATAACTTTTAAAGTTACCGATCTCAAAAGTGCAACTAACGACAATATTGGTCAGATTCTTTTTACAAAGGATATGACACTCTATATGAATCTAAAAAATACGACTAGAAACTTATCTATAATCTCTGCTCTGATTATGGTTTTTATAGCCTTATATATCATTCGCATCATACTTAAACGCCATATCCATGTCATTAATGAGTATGAGAGTAGGCTAAATATTAAACATAGATCGCTTCTCAAACTAAGTAACACTGACCACCTAACAAAAATAAATAATCGTCAAGCAATAGAAAGATACCTCTCAAAAGAGTTAAAACGCGCTAAAAGACACAATGTGCAACTCTCTTTACTTATGATAGATATAGACAACTTTAAAAGTATAAATGATACTTTTGGTCATAATACTGGAGATCATGTAATAAAAAATATTGCTAAAATAATCTCCACAACTATTCGTGATACTGACTACTGTGGTAGATGGGGTGGTGAGGAGTTTATAATTCTCTGTCCTGAAACATCATCCACAAACGCCATTGTACTTGCTGAGAAAATCAGAGAAGCCGTACACGCATTTAACTTTAAAATAGGTAGAGATTTAACATGTAGCATTGGCGTATGTGAATATGCAGAGGGCTATGATGCTGAAATGTTAGTTGGCAATGCCGACAGTGCACTCTATAGTGCAAAAAACAGTGGAAAAAATAGAGTCATCGTTTATCAGACTCCATAGTGCGGATATAGCGCGCTTGCACAGCTAGTACACAAAAAATTGATACTATTCTTTAATATAAAGGATACAAATCATGAAATTTTTTCTTTTCTTTCTACTCTGTTTTACTCTAAACGCTAAAACTATCAGTTTAGATGATGCTATAAACTTAGCCTTAAAAAACAACCCCTCCCTAGAATCAATAAATAAAAAAATCGAGATAAATAGACAAAATATAAAACTATCTACAAAATTTTCAAACCCTCAACTACAGCTTACTAAAAACACTCTAGATAGCTCACAAGCAATGAGTCAAACCACTCTAACTCTCTCTCAAAAACTTCCCCTTACGTCTAAACGCCACTTAAGAGAAAGAGTAAGCATGGCAGAACAGGAGCTTATCTATGAAGAGATGCGAGATGCCAAAGTGGCGTTAGTCAAGGAAGTTAAACTTGAAGCTTACACTCTTTGGGAACTCCAAGAGTTAAAACAGATAATAAAAGAGTATATAAACCTAACAGAGCAAAACATTGAACTCTATGAGTCTTATACCAGCATAAGCGATAACCAACATATGGGAATCATGAAAGCTAAACTATCACTTTCAGATTTAAAGATTGGGATAAATATAATCAATACTAAAATCAAATCCTCCTATGCAAGGCTCTCATATCTTTGCTCATCTGATATCTCCGACTTAGAGGTAAAACTTCTTATGGGAGACAAACCTGAGTTTCCTAGACTTCAAGACTCACTAAAGAACAATACAAAGATAGCTATAAAAGCCAAAGAGAGACTCAAACAAAATGCAAAAATAGAAGTTGCTTCCATTGAGAACTACCCAGATATTAATCTTATGGCAGGCTACTCGCATAGAGAAAACTTTGATGACTTTCTCAACATTGGCATAGGTCTCTCTCTTCCCATCTACTCTAGAGAAGATTTAAAAGAGGAAAAAGAACGCCAAGAGTCGCTCCGTATCTCTTCTTTAAGCGAAGATGTTACTAACACTATAAACACAGAGCTAAATATCTACTACTTACAAATGCTCTCATCATATGATATCTATCACATCATACAAGATGATTCACTCCCACAAGTAGAACATATGTTTGAGCTAACACACACTTCCATCTCTACTGGCTCCGATCTTTTTAAATACGTGGACATTCTATTTAGCAAACTTAAATTAGAGCAAAAAAGTATAAACGCCATAAGTAACTATAACCGAGCAAAAGCTGAAATATCTGCTCTAGGAGGAGCGCTACAATGAAACTTATAAAATTATTTTTACTACTCTTACCCATTCTACTTACCGCTAAAGAGTCTACCGTAGAGCAACTCTTTAACGTACAAACCATAAAAGCAAAAAGCATTCAGACAAGTCATACGAAAAAGGCATATGCTTATGTAAAGCCTGATGATGAGAGAGTCTATCATGTCACTCCGCGTTATAGTGGGTTTGTTATAAAAGTACATGCAAATAAAATCTATCAGTATGTAAAAAAAGGAGAACCTCTCGTCACTCTCTACTCTCCCGAAGTCTACAAGGCTAAAGAGGAGTACATAAATAGTTACAACTACACCAAAGGAAGAGACAACAAAGGAATGTTAGAGAGTGCTAAGTTAAAGCTTCAACTTCTAGGTATCAGTAACAAGGAGATAAAGTCGCTACTAAAAAGTAAAACGGTTTCTCAAAACACTACTATCTACTCTCCAGTGAGTGGTTATATATTTATAAAAAATATCACCAATGGCTCTGCGTTTAATGCAAAATCAATGCTTTATGAGATAGTAAATCTAGATAAAGTTTGGCTTGAAGCGAAGATATTTGAAGAAGATATCTCTTGGATAAAAAACGCCAACTCTTTTGAAGTGGCTTTTAAAAGTACAAATAAGCTATACACAACAAATAAAATGTTTTTATATCCAAACCTAGATCCAAAAGAGGCAAGCGTGACTATGCGTTTAGTCTTAAACAACAAAGAGCACCAGCTGTTTCCAGGTATGTATGCCACTATAATCATAAAAGACAAAAAACAGACATATCTTACCCTTCCATCAACTGCGGTTATTCGTAAAAACGCAACCCACTATGTTTTTATAAGTGGAGAGTATGAAGGTGAATATGAGCCTAAAGAGGTTCACGTCAAAGCTTTAAATAACGAAACGTACATAATAGTAGATGGACTTACAGAGGGTGATGAAGTTGTAAATAATGCCCTCTTTATGATGGATAGCGATGCTCAAATAAATGGGCTTTACTAGGAGCATATGATGATAGAAAAACTCATAGCGTTTAGCATACACAACAAGTTTCTTATCCTTATATCTTCTCTATTTTTAGTTATAGCCTCTTTTTGGAGTATAAAGAACACTCCACTTGATGCCCTGCCAGACCTCTCTCCTCCTCAGGTCATAGTTCACCTCAAGTGGAGAGGTCAATCTCCAAAAATCATAGAAGAACAAGGGACTTATCCTCTAGTATCTCAATTTTTATCTATCTCAAATATAAAGAGTGTTCGTGGTTACTCTAGCTATGAAAATGGTCTTATCTACATCATATTTAAAGACTCGACCGATTTATACTGGGCGAGAACTCGCGTCTTAGAGCAACTCTCCTCTATCTCTTCACAGCTTCCTAGTTCTATGGAAGTGACGCTAGGGCCAGACGCAAGTGGCGTTGGATGGATTTATGAGTATGCTCTGAGCTCTAAAACAAAAAACTTAGCCGAGCTAAGAACGCTACAAGATTACTACTACAAGTATGCGTTGCTAAGCGTTGATGGCGTTAGCGAGGTTGCTAGCATTGGTGGATTTGTCCCTAACTATCAGGTAAGTATAAACAACGACAACCTCATCCGTTATGATTTAAGCATACAAGATGTCGCTAATGTCATCAAAAAAAACAATAATGACACCGGAGGCAGGATAGTTATAGAAAATGGGTATGAGTGGATGATTCAAGCCAAAGGATATCTCAAAAACCTTAACGACATCCGCTCCCTAGTTATTCCATCAAAAAGAGAAACGC encodes the following:
- a CDS encoding GNAT family N-acetyltransferase, translated to MSHTLVHNEAESKYEYHIDKYIAYITYDEDKDGNMHLTHTIVPDELAGKGLAKILLEDVLAELKKNNKKAVAQCSYIVKYQEKHPELSDLFA
- a CDS encoding efflux RND transporter periplasmic adaptor subunit — encoded protein: MKLIKLFLLLLPILLTAKESTVEQLFNVQTIKAKSIQTSHTKKAYAYVKPDDERVYHVTPRYSGFVIKVHANKIYQYVKKGEPLVTLYSPEVYKAKEEYINSYNYTKGRDNKGMLESAKLKLQLLGISNKEIKSLLKSKTVSQNTTIYSPVSGYIFIKNITNGSAFNAKSMLYEIVNLDKVWLEAKIFEEDISWIKNANSFEVAFKSTNKLYTTNKMFLYPNLDPKEASVTMRLVLNNKEHQLFPGMYATIIIKDKKQTYLTLPSTAVIRKNATHYVFISGEYEGEYEPKEVHVKALNNETYIIVDGLTEGDEVVNNALFMMDSDAQINGLY
- a CDS encoding ribonuclease HI, producing MNKTKAKIYLFTDGSVSPQSKIGFGAYLLLDTLEVLPNELQKKIKVKRFKDSSSTKLELETLLWALNEESLINYKIEVYTDCQNIIGLKDRRERLEKNEYMTSKDKVIKNHELYKDFFKRLDILDCEFIKVKGHKKSSTKNKIDEIFTLVDRTTRKALRESVL
- a CDS encoding SulP family inorganic anion transporter; translation: MLKNKNLSGDLFGGMTAAIVALPLALAFGVQSGMGAIAGLYGAIALGFFASLFGGTHTQISGPTGPMTVVSSAIIAGEIAIYGSIEAAIGTIVATFVLAGLFMVLMGISRIGQYIRYMPYPVISGFMSGIGIIIILMQIFPVFGMKSPGSIIDIFSNLGTIENSLNINAMILAFATIAIIYTFPKVTKAVPSTLVALLSLSIISSMMALNVPIIGDIPKGLPDIHLDTLIGMDWHHPMVMIIPALTLASLGAIDSLLTSVVADNMTKTQHDSNKELIGQGIGNMVAGIIGGLPGAGATMRTVVNIHAGGRGRLSGVVHSLVLLIVLFGVGDYAKLIPLPVLAGILITVGIGIIDYKGIKHLFRIPRSDAVVMIIVVVITVFVDLLQAVAMGLVMASLLFMKQMGDISESKAVSSTLLDDFHHRDLEDDEKAIPDDIKNQVYIQHFDGPIFFGFTAHFKKMMKELPSVSIVIFRMHNVPSIDQSGMYAIEDAILELHKKNITVVLSEIQKQPKDMLKNIELIPELVAQENIFLTFREAVEGLNSCQLNYHENINTKQKKNIYWRY
- a CDS encoding NYN domain-containing protein, whose product is MKKQQSNIAMFIDCDNVSAKYIESIFDDLSQYGTVNIRRAYGDWKDKKLHGWENILQDYNIKPIQQFAYTKGKNATDIAMIIDIMDILYTKELEAVVLITSDSDFTPIVTRILSDGLTVYGYGESKTPMAFVNACSQFIYVEKLSILEDEDEDEVENRVINNNQHAVTEAVTKYVGNNYDIRKDYKLINILKQGVERTSDEQGWADVKDMSMYIRKNSSFSQVNYGFKKMADLIKALDLFEMEYIGERKTQLIIRIKGKRNR
- a CDS encoding TIR domain-containing protein; this translates as MSKKYKIFMSHSWTDGDIYDGLEEIIKNEGIEFQKYSIAEEDPVHVNGTEKELASAIEKKIKESSCLVIMAGKYFTYSKWINKEIELAKVYKKPIIAIRPWTSSQTSTIVQDNSDEIIHWQAGLIANTIRKWG
- a CDS encoding sensor domain-containing diguanylate cyclase; protein product: MSTTIKNSEIIDKVRRLMYVLIGIITIIVLLFLYMGYLHNKYAFETIEKEEKKIASKIYENTFNDFIKKYESIAENILLDNNVLQALKNSDRKALLDITLPIYKNLNKENPFLQVMHFHTKDTVSFLRLHKPEKFGDDLSSIRHMINKVNSTHKKQIGIEVGRYGIYSRVALPIINKKNEFLGVLEFGININYILDVFGKKYDFHPILLIEKKLFTIIYKGYEGVAYSSYSDGYYAIDSQSENEREKSCNNSITFKVTDLKSATNDNIGQILFTKDMTLYMNLKNTTRNLSIISALIMVFIALYIIRIILKRHIHVINEYESRLNIKHRSLLKLSNTDHLTKINNRQAIERYLSKELKRAKRHNVQLSLLMIDIDNFKSINDTFGHNTGDHVIKNIAKIISTTIRDTDYCGRWGGEEFIILCPETSSTNAIVLAEKIREAVHAFNFKIGRDLTCSIGVCEYAEGYDAEMLVGNADSALYSAKNSGKNRVIVYQTP
- a CDS encoding TolC family protein, which translates into the protein MKFFLFFLLCFTLNAKTISLDDAINLALKNNPSLESINKKIEINRQNIKLSTKFSNPQLQLTKNTLDSSQAMSQTTLTLSQKLPLTSKRHLRERVSMAEQELIYEEMRDAKVALVKEVKLEAYTLWELQELKQIIKEYINLTEQNIELYESYTSISDNQHMGIMKAKLSLSDLKIGINIINTKIKSSYARLSYLCSSDISDLEVKLLMGDKPEFPRLQDSLKNNTKIAIKAKERLKQNAKIEVASIENYPDINLMAGYSHRENFDDFLNIGIGLSLPIYSREDLKEEKERQESLRISSLSEDVTNTINTELNIYYLQMLSSYDIYHIIQDDSLPQVEHMFELTHTSISTGSDLFKYVDILFSKLKLEQKSINAISNYNRAKAEISALGGALQ
- a CDS encoding YaeQ family protein, giving the protein MAANATIYKANINIANMDTHYYAEHSLTLAKHPSENDLRLMVRLLAFIFNANEELVFCKGISQDDEPDIWQKNLSGDIELWIDLGQPDEKRIKKACGRSKKVIIYLYQEGMAEAWFKQNKKLLNRFDNLSLIYLNIEGDIEELCDRSMSLQSNISDAELSLINDENTVLVTEVNWK